In one window of Helianthus annuus cultivar XRQ/B chromosome 17, HanXRQr2.0-SUNRISE, whole genome shotgun sequence DNA:
- the LOC110924408 gene encoding glutamic acid-rich protein-like — protein sequence MPEVKRVENVEMEVPVQSEFRMAIPPTSPIHESIPEVHVSTPQQPLKTVEEFGSTTKKTTSPTPQGSSQGFPKVPSNLDGGPTSVNDVGYILFFNDDKVDELAKKVAKLEKAKAESDAELKENKEKLKQVEAENVVLKNEILAMNDQIEDVKAGNNALNELIDELLTMNCDLNDSHATMSNANEIMQKEIADLSVGKENKSKKIEMLYAVIEDKLRINVHAAYDDIEIRRAEARRMEKQQQDAAEAAKDKGKGESKRVSYSREDNSRRIEVERRRLKAKQTKKAQTVEKVDEENDDEDEEDDDLKDIDNYPEGGDDDNGDDDDQGGNGGALVVRSTIDQRNLDFLDDAHNEEIEDVLPQGESSGTKHSFAPKVIFLQHDVEEGELVENWTRESMKEALGLNDEDQFTFDFEKDIEDNGPNGQYVFEKVDEADNFNDVVIEDGSDSDNEVPMHYAGQDADFPTFAELSRSHNEKDLRRKVVEKLSEEGIPKKLSKEEIRMERK from the exons ATGCCTGAAGTTAAAAGAGTTGAAAACGTTGAAATGGAGGTTCCTGTACAAAGTGAATTTCGAATGGCTATACCTCCTACTTCTCCAATTCATGAGTCAATTCCTGAAGTTCATGTCTCAACTCCACAGCAACCTCTAAAGACTGTTGAAGAGTTTGGATCCACAACGAAAAAAACAACATCACCAACACCTCAAGGTTCGAGTCAAGGTTTTCCAAAAGTTCCCTCTAATCTTGATGGCGGTCCAACAAGTGTAAATGATGTTGGATACATTCTGTTCTTTAATGACGATAAGGTTGATGAGTTAGCAAAGAAGGTTGCAAAGTTAGAGAAAGCGAAAGCAGAATCTGATGCAGAGCTTAAGGAAAATAAAGAGAAACTTAAGCAAGTAGAGGCAGAGAATGTGGTACTAAAGAATGAAATTTTAGCCATGAATGATCAGATAGAAGACGTTAAAGCTGGAAACAATGCTTTGAACGAATTGATTGATGAGCTTTTAACTATGAATTGTGATTTGAATGATTCTCATGCAACAATGAGTAATGCAAATGAAATCATGCAGAAAGAGATAGCTGATTTGAGTGTAGGCAAGGAGAACAAGTCTAAGAAAATTGAGATGTTATATGCTGTTATTGAAGACAAACTTAGGATAAATGTGCATGCCGCTTATGATGATATTGAAATCCGAAGAGCTGAGGCTCGGAGGATGGAAAAACAACAACAAGATGCTGCCGAGGCTGCTAAAGATAAAGGAAAAG GTGAATCAAAGAGAGTATCTTACAGCAGAGAAGACAATTCAAGGAGAATTGAAGTTGAAAGACGTCGACTGAAAGCTAAGCAAACAAAGAAAGCTCAGACAGTTGAGAAAGTTGACGAAGAGAATGACGAtgaggatgaagaagatgatgatttgAAAGACATTGATAATTATCCTGAAGGTGGTGATGATGATAacggtgatgatgatgatcaggGTGGTAATGGTGGTGCCTTAGTTGTAAGATCTACCATTGATCAGCGGAATCTAGACTTTCTAGACGATGCACATAATGAAGAAATCGAGGATGTTCTTCCTCAGGGGGAGTCATCAGGTACTAAACATTCATTTGCTCCTAAGGTGATTTTTCTACAACATGATGTTGAAGAAGGTGAATTAGTTGAAAACTGGACGAGGGAGTCGATGAAAGAAGCTCTTGGTCTGAATGATGAAGATCAGTTCACGTTCGATTTCGAGAAAGATATAGAAGATAATGGTCCTAATGGTCAGTATGTGTTTGAAAAGGTTGATGAAGCTGACAACTTCAACGATGTGGTGATTGAAGATGGATCGGATTCTGACAATGAAGTACCGATGCATTATGCTGGTCAGGATGCAGATTTTCCCACATTCGCTGAGTTGTCCCGAAGTCACAATGAAAAGGATCTTAGAAGGAAAGTTGTTGAAAAGTTGAGTGAAGAAGGTATTCCTAAGAAGTTATCGAAAGAAGAAATCAGAATGGAAAGAAAGTAA